One window of Saccharomyces kudriavzevii IFO 1802 strain IFO1802 genome assembly, chromosome: 10 genomic DNA carries:
- the SKDI10G0020 gene encoding integrase catalytic domain-containing protein, which produces MLGHANARTIRHSLKNSSITYLRESDVDWSDSTTYQCPDCLVGKSTKHRHVKGSRLKYQESYQPFQYLHTDIFGPVHHLPKSAPSYFISFTDEKTRFKWVYPLLDRREQSILDVFTKIIAFIGNQFNANGLVVQMDRGPEYTNKSLRNFFMERGITPCYTTTADSRAHGIAERSNRTLLDDRRTHLRCSGLLNRLWFSAVEFSTIIRNSLISPKNKNYPRQHAGLAGLDISTLLPFGQTVVVNNHSPGSKICPRGIPGCALHPLRNSYGYIIYVPSLKKTIDTTDYVIWHDEQSRLDQCNYDALTFDADINRLTAPYLLSFVNL; this is translated from the coding sequence ATGCTTGGGCATGCAAACGCTAGAACAATTAGACATTCTCTCAAGAATAGTTCGATCACATACTTGAGAGAATCGGATGTAGACTGGTCTGATTCTACTACTTATCAATGTCCAGACTGTTTAGTTGGCAAAAGCACTAAACATAGACATGTCAAAGGATCACGACTAAAGTACCAAGAATCTTATCAACCCTTTCAGTACTTACATACCGATATATTTGGCCCTGTTCACCATCTGCCAAAGAGTGCACCTTCCTATTTTATCTCATTTACTGATGAGAAGACGAGATTCAAATGGGTTTATCCATTACTCGATCGTCGTGAGCAATCTATTTTAGAcgtatttacaaaaataatagccTTCATTGGCAATCAATTCAATGCCAACGGTTTAGTCGTACAAATGGACAGAGGACCCGAGTACACTAACAAGAGCCTccgtaatttctttatggAACGCGGTATAACTCCATGCTatacaacaacagcagatTCCAGAGCACATGGTATTGCTGAACGATCAAACCGTACCTTATTAGACGACCGTCGCACACATCTACGGTGCAGCGGTTTATTAAATCGTCTATGGTTTTCAGCAGTCGAATTCTCCACCATTAtcagaaattctttaatttcgccaaaaaacaagaattacCCACGACAACATGCTGGTTTAGCAGGACTTGATATCAGTACTCTATTACCATTCGGTCAAACTGTTGTAGTCAACAATCACAGTCCcggttcaaaaatttgccCTCGTGGTATTCCTGGTTGCGCCTTACATCCATTACGAAACTCATATGGTTATATTATCTATGTtccatctttgaagaaaacaatagacACTACTGATTACGTTATTTGGCATGATGAACAATCCAGATTGGACCAATGCAATTATGATGCACTTACCTTTGATGCTGATATCAATCGCTTAACCGCTCCTTATCTATTAAGCTTCgtcaatctttga
- the SKDI10G0010 gene encoding uncharacterized protein — protein sequence MHSLEPPRSKKRIHLIAAVKAVKSIKPFRTTLRYDEAITYNKSNEEKEKYTEAYHKEVNQLLKMNAWETDKYYDRNSMGSKNMISSVLVFNKKRDGTHKARFVARGDIQHPDTYDPGMQSNTVHHYALMTSLSLALDNDYYVTQLDVSSAYLYADIKEELYIRPPPHLGLNNKLLSLKKSLYGLKQSGANWYETIKSYLIKQCGMDEVRGWSCVFKNSQVTICLFVDDMILFSKDLKANKKVIANLRIKKKKKLKP from the coding sequence ATGCATAGTCTAGAACCACCAAGGTCAAAAAAACGTATTCATTTAATTGCAGCTGTAAAGGCGGTAAAGTCAATCAAACCATTCCGAACGACCTTAAGATATGATGAAGCAATCACATATAATAAGagtaatgaagaaaaggagaaatatACTGAAGCATATCATAAAGAAGTTAACCAactattaaaaatgaatgctTGGGAAACAGACAAGTATTATGATAGAAACTCGATGGGttccaagaatatgatAAGCTCAGTGCTTGTATTCAACAAGAAGCGTGACGGAACACATAAGGCTAGATTTGTTGCAAGAGGTGACATACAGCATCCCGATACATATGATCCGGGCATGCAATCCAATACTGTACATCATTATGCACTGATGACATCTTTGTCACTTGCATTAGATAATGACTACTATGTCACACAACTAGACGTATCCTCCGCTTACTTGTATGCCGACATCAAAGAGGAATTATACATAAGACCTCCACCACATCTAGgattgaataataaattactaagtttaaagaaatcactTTATGGTTTAAAACAAAGTGGTGCAAACTGGTATGAAACTATTAAATCATACTTAATAAAGCAATGTGGCATGGACGAAGTACGTGGATGGTCGTGtgtgttcaaaaatagtcAAGTCACAATATGTCTATTCGTTGATGACATGATATTATTCAGCAAAGATCTAAAAGCGAATAAGAAAGTCATAGCAAATCTCagaattaagaaaaaaaaaaaattaaagccATGA